The genomic DNA CAGGACTACACACCAGACAGGACTACACCACAGACAGGACTACACCCCTCACAGCTTCATATACCCCTGTCCTCCATAACACCACAGACAGCTGTATATACCCCTGTCCTCCATAACACCACAGACAGCTGTATATACCCCTGTCCTCCATAACACCACAGACAGCTGTATATACACCCCTGTCCTCCATAACACCACAGACAGCTGTATATACCCCTGTCCTCCATAACACCACAGACAGCTGTATatacacccctctcctccataACACCACAGACAGctgtgggagggatggagggagggagagagggggagaatagaggagggagggagagaatagaggagggagggagggagagaatagaggagtgagggggagaatagaggaggggggagggagggagagaatagaggagggagggggagaatagaggagggagggagaggatagaggagggaggaagaggatagaggagggagaggatagaggagggaggaagaggatagaggagggagggagagaatagaggagggagggagagaatagaggagggggagggagggagaagaggaggggggagggagggaggggggaatagaggagggagggggagaatagAGGAGTGAAGGGgagaatagaggagggaggggtgaatagaggagggagggagagaatagaggaaggagggagaggatagaggagggaggaagaggatagaggagggaaggagaggatagaggagggaaggagaggatagaggagggaaggagaggatagaggagggagggggagaatagaggagggagggggagaatagaggagggagggagaggatagagaagggagggggagaatagagggagggagaggatagaggagggagggagaggatagaggagggagggagaggatagaggagggaaggagaggatagaggagggaaggagaggatagaggagggaaggagaggatagaggagggagggggagaatagaggagggaaggagaggatagaggagggagggggagaatagAGGACGGAGGGGgagaatagaggagggagggagaggatagaggagggagggggagaatagaggagggagggggagaatagaggagggaaggagaggatagaggagggagggggagaatagaggagggagggggagaatagaggagggagggagagaatagaggagggggagggagggagaatagaggagggggaagggagcgaggggggaagaagaggaggggggagggagggagggggagaatagaggagggaggggtgaatagaggagggagggagagaatagaggaaggagggagaggatagaggagggaaggagaggatagaggagggaaggagaggatagaggagggaaggagaggatagaggagggagggggagaatagaggagggagggggagaatagaggagggaaggagaggatagaggagggagggggagaatagAGGACGGAGGGGgagaatagaggagggagggagaggatagaggagggagggggagaatagagggagggagaggatagaggagggagggagaggatagaggagggagggagaggatagaggagggaaggagaggatagaggagggagggggagaatagaggagggagggggagaatagaggagggagggggagaatagaggagggagggagaggatagaggagggagggggagaatagagggagggagggagaggatagaggagggaaggagaggatagaggagggagggggagaatagaggagggagggggagaatagaggagggagggagaggatagatgagggagggagaggatagaggagggagggagaggatagaggagggaaggagaggatagaggagggagggggagaatagaggagggagggggagaatagaggagggagggagaggatagaggagggagggagaggatagaggagggagggagaggatagaggagggagggagaggatagaggagggaaggagaggatagaggagggagggggagaatagaggagggggggggaggatagaggagggagggagaggatagaggagggagggggagaatagaggagggagggggagaatagagggagggagaggatagagggagggagaggatagaggagggagggagaggatagaggagggaaggagaggatagaggagggaaggagaggatagaggagggaaggagaggatagaggagggaaggagaggatagaggagggagggagaggatagaggagggagggagaggatagaggagggaaggagaggatagaggagggagggggagaatagaggagggagggggagaatagaggagggagggagaggatagaggagggagggggagaatagaggagggagggggagaatagagggagggagaggatagagggagggagaggatagaggagggagggagaggatagaggagggaaggagaggatagaggagggagggagaggatagaggagggaaggagaggatagaggagggagggggagaatagaggagggagggggagaatagaggagggagggagaggatagaggagggagggggagaatagaggagggagggggagaatagagggagggagaggatagagggagggagaggatagaggagggagggagaggatagaggagggaaggagaggatagaggagggaaggagaggatagaggagggaaggagaggatagaggagggaaggagaggatagaggagggagggagaggatagaggagggaaggagaggatagaggagggagggggagaatagaggagggagggggagaatagaggagggagggagagaatagaggagggagggagaggatagaggagggagggggagaatagaggagggagggagagaatagaggagggagggagagaatagaggagggagggagaggagagaggagggagggggagaatagaggagggagggagagaatagaggagggagggagagaatagaggagggaCGGAATAGAGGAGGGGGGGAATAGAGGAATGAAGAGAAGACAGGGACTGATATAggggagagggaaaaggggggggtacaggaggagatgggagagggaggTGACAGCCCTTATCCAGAAGCATGTGTTATTGGCTGTTCCTTACCTCTGACATTGTTGATTGAGCTGGTGAGTAATCATCTTGCTCTGAGAGAGtgaaagcgagaaagagagagagagagagagagagagagagagagagagagagagagagagagacagagagatagacagagagagagacagagagagagagagaaaaagagagagagaaagagagagtgagagagagagagagagaaaaagagagagaaagagaaaaagagagaaaaagagagagagagagagagagagagaaagagagagagagagacagagacagagagacagagagagagagagagaaagagagaaaaagagagagagaaagagagagagagagagagagagagagagacagagagacagagagagagagagaaaaagagagagagaaagagagagagagagagagaatgtgagaaatTGTTTCTGTAGGAGTTAGTCAAAGAGCTTTCTTCAAACCTCTACTCTTTCGCTCCTCTCTCCTCGGTCTTATTCCGTCAATCAGTCCCGCACCcctattccctccctccctctctctctctccctttctttgcCTCTTTTCCATTTAAAGAACTAAAGCTTTCACCCCTTAGCTTTTGGGATTTACACACAaacaaggcacacacacacacacacacacacagattcataGCCTTCATAGACTTCAAAGCAGAACCGCATCGACCCCTCGCTCCACAAATcacttttctctccctcctgtttctctctctctctctcctctttctctcagcCCTTTTCTTCTATTCTCTGTGATTGGAGGCAGTCAGATCCAGAGCTCAACAGCCagctagagggagggagggagcagactGGCGTGACTAATCCACCCCTCAGCCCAGCTACTGTCTCCATCTACCTCTTTAATGTCTCACTGTCTCTACTGTATAGAACAGCCCAGCTACTGTCTCTATCTACCTCTTTAATGTCTCActgtctctactgtatagagggagggagggagcaggctGGCGTGACTAATCCACCCCTCAGCCCAGCTACTGTCTCCATCTACCTCTTTAATGTCTCACTGTCTCTACTGTATAGAACAGCCCAGCTACTGTCTCTATCTACCTCTTTAATGTCTCActgtctctactgtatagagggagggagggagcagactGGCGTGACTAATCCACCCCTCAGCCCAGCTACTGTCTCCATCTACCTCTTTAATGTCTCACTGTCTCTACTGTATAGAACAGCCCAGCTACTGTCTCTATCTACCTCTTTAATGTCTCACTGTCTCTACTGTATAGAACAGCCCAGCTACTGTCTCCATCTACCTCTTTAATGTCTCACTGTCTCTACTGTATAGAACAGCCCAGCTACTGTCTCCATCTACCTCTTTAATGTCTCActgtctctactgtatagagggagggagggagcagactGGCGTGACTAATCCACCCCTCAGCCCAGCTACTGTCTCCATCTACCTCTTTAATGTCTCACTGTCTCTACTGTATAGAACAGCCCAGCTACTGTCTCCATCTACCTCTTTAATGTCTCACTGTTTCTACTGTATAGAACAGCCCAGCTACTGTCTCCATCTACCTCTTTAATGTCTCACTGTTTCTACTGTATAGAACAGCCCAGCTACTGTCTCCATCTACCTCTTTAATGTCTCACTGTCTCTACTGTATAGAACAGCCCAGCTACTGTCTCTATCTACTTCTTTAATGTCTCACTGTCTCTACTGTATAGAACAGCCCAGCTACTGTCTCCATCTACCTCTTTAATGTCTCACTGTCTCTACTGTATAGAACAGCCCAGCTACTGTCTCTATCTACCTCTTTAATGTCTCACTGTCTCTACTGTATAGAACAGCCCAGCTACTGTCTCCATCTACCTCTTTAATGTCTCActgtctctactgtatagagggagagagaagagatgctcCATAACACCAGTATCTACAGTTGAACTATATACTGTTAGAACTATATACTGTTCAGAACCTACTGTTAGAACTATATACTGTTAGAACTATATACTGTTAGAACTATATACTGTTCAGAACCTACTGTTAGAACTATATACTGTTAGAACTATATACTGTTAGAACTATATACTGTTCAGAACCTACTGTTAGAACTATATACTGTTAGAACTATATACTGTTAGAACTATATACTGTTAGAACTATATACTGTTCAGAACCTACTGTTAGAACTATATACTGTTCAGAACCTACTGTTAGAACTATATACTGTTAGAACTATATACTGTTAGAACTATATACTGTTCAGAACCTACTGTTAGAACTATATACTGTTCAGAACCTACTGTTAGAACTATATACTGTTAGAACTATATACTGTTCAGAACCTACTGTTAGAACTATATACTGTTAGAACTATATACTGTTAGAACTATATACTGTTCAGAACCTACTGTTAGAACTATATACTGTTAGTACTATATACTGTTAGAACTATATACTGTTAGAACTATATACTGTTAGAACTATATACTGTTAGAACTATATACTGTTCAGAACCTACTGTtagaactacagttgaagtcagaagtttatatacacttaggttgaagtcattaaaacttgtttttcaaccacttcactaATTTCTTTTTgaccaactatagttttggcaagttggttaggacatctactttgtgcatgacgcaagtaatttctccaacaattgtttacagaccgattatttcacttataattcacagtatcacaattccagtgggtcagaagtttacatacacgaagttgactgtgcctttaacagcctggaaaattccagaaaattatgtcatggctttagaagcttctgatgggctaattgacacaatttgagtcaattggaggtgtacctgtggatgtatttcaaggactaccttcaaactcagtgcctctttgcttgacatcatgggaaaatcaaaagaaatcagccaagacatcagaaaaacaatcgtagacctccacaagtctggttcatccttgggagcaatttccaaatgcctgaaggtaccacgttcatctgtacaaacaatagtatgcaagtataaacaccatgggaccacgcagccgtcataccgctcaggaaggagacacgttctgtctcctagagatgaacatactttggtgtgaaaaatgCAAATCttgtggaagcttgtggaaggctacctgaaacgtttgacccaagttaaacattttaaaggcaatgctaccaaatactaaatgagtgtatgttaacttttgacccactgggaatgtgatgaaataaataaaagctgaaataaatcattctctctactattattctgacatttcacattcttaaaatgaagtggtgatcctaactgacctaaggcagggaatttttactaggattaaatgtcaggaattgtgaaaaactgagtttaaatgtatttggctaaggtgtatgtaaacttctgacttcaactgtagccatgttatttactactccctgtatatagccatgttattttctagcCCCTGTAAAAATATAcctgctccagcaggtatatttcactggtcatcttcaaagccaacacttcatttggccgcctttccttccagttctctgctgccaatgactggaacgaattgcaaaattccctgaagctggagtcttatatctccctgtctaactttaagcatcagctgtcagagcagcttaccttACAGTACCtctacacagcccatctgtaaatagcacatccaactacctcatccccatattattacttatcctcttgctcttttgcaccccagtatctctacttgcacatcatcatctgcacatctatcactccagtgttaattgctaaattgtcattatttctcctctatggcctatttattgccttacctccataatcttctacatttgcacacactgtacatagatttctCTCTTGTGTTAttcactgtatgtttgtttatgtgtaactctatgttgttgtttttgtcgcactgctttgctttatcttggccaggtctacctggttaaataaaggtgaaataaaataattgatATTTTTTACTCTTTATTTTTATTCTTATTCACCGTGCCACTATTTGTATGTTAAtgttttatctttaactctgcactgTTGGAAATGGACCCATAAGTAagcagcatttcactgttagtctacagtaCAACTTTTgtctatgaagcatgtgacaaataaaatgtgattttaatttGAGATTACGCACCAAAAATATTTCAGGAATGGTCTTTTTTAAATtcaatttaaaaaagaaaaaaaagaattctggagaaaaaaaaatggGAAAAAAGTTATTAACATGTTTGCCATAATTCCCACAATCCAATCAGCAAGGAGACGCAAAGGAAAACAAACCCTGTGATTAGTCGGGAGACGCCATGGTTTTCAGGCGCCCCGCCCTTACGGTGTGGCTTGTGAATGAGGGGTAACTAGAAACCGACGTCACATCATCTTGTGCTGTTTAGTGTGTGTCACAGCTCCAACTTTGTAGTGTCCAGCAAGGCAACGCTATGGACAGTGTGCACGATAAGAAGATTGCAACTTATTTCAACAATATTTAATACATCTACATGCGTAACGATTTCCAACACAAGCGAGGAGATGCGCGCTGTGGAACCTTCCTTTTAACTAAGGAGACAGTGAATTACTTTTTAAACTGGTGTTCCCGAGAAGGAAACGCAAAGGAGTACCTCTTTCTAAcggattttttttttacaactatTTACAGCTGAGACCAAGAAGTCATGAGAATACCGAGACCATGCGCACGGTTTTGTGGACTTGTAACAAGCAGTTTAGGTTCGAGATATAAAACGGTTTTTGCTTTTCTATGTAAGAGATAATTTTTCTGGTATATATGAAACTCGAGTTTTTGAAAAgttactatttttttttttacatttcggAGTTTATTCAACGTTTTTTATTTTAACAATGGCGGAATCGGCTACTTGGGCAGGTACGGCGCGTTGTGCGCTGGTGATCTTGTGTGCGCTTTTCCCGTTGTGTTCAGGCCAGTACCACGGTGAGAAGGGCATCTCTATACCCGAACACGGCTTCTGCCAGCCCATCTCCATACCCCTCTGTACGGACATCGCCTATAACCAGACCATCATGCCGAATCTCCTCGGCCACACGAACCAGGAAGACGCCGGGCTGGAGGTGCACCAGTTCTACCCGCTCGTCAAGGTCCAGTGTTCCATGGACCTGAAGTTCTTCCTGTGTTCAATGTACGCGCCGGTCTGTACGGTCCTCGAGCAGGCTATCCCGCCGTGCAGGTCCCTGTGTGAGCGGGCGAGACAAGGCTGCGAGGCTCTGATGAATAAGTTTGGTTTCCAGTGGCCGGAGAGGCTCCGCTGTGAGAACTTCCCCGTCCACGGAGCAGGGGAGATCTGTGTGGGTCAAAACACTTCGGACACCGGTAGCCCCACCTCTTACCCAACACCCTACGTTCCTGAGCTCATGACTCTATCCCCCAATATGGGCCGACCGAACCAGCACCGGGAGTTCTCCTGCCCGCTACAACTGCAGGTGCCCAACTATCTGAACTACTATTTTATGGGGGTAAAGGACTGCGGCGCGCCTTGCGAGCCCACCAAGCCCAACGGGTTGATGTATTttcaggaggaggaggtgaagttTGGCAGGCTCTGGGTCGGGATCTGGTCCGTTCTGTGCTGTGTGAGCACCCTGTTCACAGTGCTGACCTATCTAGTGGACATGAGACGGTTCTGCTACCCGGAGAGGCCTATCATCTTCCTCTCTGGCTGTTACTTCATGGTGGCCACTGCCTACGTGGCCGGGTTCCTCTTAGAGGATAAAGTGGTGTGTATTGATCAATTCAAGGACACTGGTTATAAGACTGTAGCTCAGGGAACTAAGAAGGAGGGCTGTACTATTCTCTTTATGATTCTGTATTTCTTCGGCATGGCCAGTTCTAtatggtgggtgattctgtcctTCACATGGTTCCTCTCTGCCGGTATGAAGTGGGGGCATGAAGCCATAGAGGCCAACTCTCTGTATTTCCACCTCGCTGCCTGGGCTGTACCCGCTGTTAAAACTATTACCATCCTGGCCATGGGACAGGTGGATGGAGACCTGCTCACAGGCGTGTGCTATGTAGGCATCAACAGTGTGAATTCCTTGCGTGGTTTTGTTCTGGCACCTCTTTTTGTCTACTTGTTTATAGGGACGTCGTTCCTTCTCGCGGGATTTGTCTCTCTGTTCCGGATCAGAACTATCATGAAACACGACGGAACCAAGACGGAGAAGCTGGAGAAGCTTATGGTTCGTATCGGAGTGTTCAGTGTCCTCTACACCGTTCCAGCCACTATCGTCATAGCCTGCTGCTTCTACGAGCAGGCGTTCCGTGAGCAGTGGGAGAAAACTTGGCATACACAGATCTGTAAGAGGTTTGCGGTGCCTTGTCCACCAAACAATTTTGCGCTCATGACCCCAGACTTTACTGTCTTCATGATCAAGTATTTGATGACTTTGATTGTCGGCATCACGTCCGGGTTTTGGATATGGTCAGGGAAAACACTGCAGTCATGGCGCAGGTTCTATAAGAGACTGAGTACCAGCAACCAGGGAGAAACGACAGTATGAACAACAATGACATGGGAATGATAATATAATGGActtgtgtcccaaatgccaccctacgccctatttagtgcactacttttggccagggtccataaagtagtgcactattaagggaGTAGGATACCATTTGGGATCAGGGCAGGACATAACGCATGGAATAAGACCTATGATGAGTTCAACATGGGGGTCCGTGGCTCGTGCAGCCCGTCTGCCTCCCGAACT from Salvelinus namaycush isolate Seneca unplaced genomic scaffold, SaNama_1.0 Scaffold3244, whole genome shotgun sequence includes the following:
- the LOC120040115 gene encoding frizzled-7-A-like — its product is MAESATWAGQYHGEKGISIPEHGFCQPISIPLCTDIAYNQTIMPNLLGHTNQEDAGLEVHQFYPLVKVQCSMDLKFFLCSMYAPVCTVLEQAIPPCRSLCERARQGCEALMNKFGFQWPERLRCENFPVHGAGEICVGQNTSDTGSPTSYPTPYVPELMTLSPNMGRPNQHREFSCPLQLQVPNYLNYYFMGVKDCGAPCEPTKPNGLMYFQEEEVKFGRLWVGIWSVLCCVSTLFTVLTYLVDMRRFCYPERPIIFLSGCYFMVATAYVAGFLLEDKVVCIDQFKDTGYKTVAQGTKKEGCTILFMILYFFGMASSIWWVILSFTWFLSAGMKWGHEAIEANSLYFHLAAWAVPAVKTITILAMGQVDGDLLTGVCYVGINSVNSLRGFVLAPLFVYLFIGTSFLLAGFVSLFRIRTIMKHDGTKTEKLEKLMVRIGVFSVLYTVPATIVIACCFYEQAFREQWEKTWHTQICKRFAVPCPPNNFALMTPDFTVFMIKYLMTLIVGITSGFWIWSGKTLQSWRRFYKRLSTSNQGETTV